Proteins found in one Gordonia sp. PDNC005 genomic segment:
- a CDS encoding hotdog domain-containing protein, with product MDFRLEDIDDAEVERRLSIVEPLTDAVRELVDAVIRTEVDDAELVDAREQIEAIVARLRAQQKDKGYGVAFTRDFTGMPWGNAATGARNAVAPPLRIKKVDGVTRADVVLGAAYEGPGGHVHGGVAALLLDQLVGETAAADHMPSFTGTLTVRYLRPTPLGPVTLEGQVTGTDGRKTFVHGELSDADGVTVEAEAIMIAPKNFPARDAIISTISKLESDSA from the coding sequence ATGGACTTTCGCTTGGAAGACATCGACGACGCCGAGGTGGAACGCCGCCTGTCGATTGTCGAGCCCCTCACCGACGCCGTGCGCGAACTGGTCGACGCCGTCATCCGCACCGAAGTAGACGATGCCGAGTTGGTCGACGCACGCGAGCAGATCGAGGCGATCGTCGCTCGCCTGCGCGCGCAGCAGAAGGACAAGGGTTACGGCGTCGCATTCACCCGTGACTTCACCGGCATGCCGTGGGGCAACGCCGCGACCGGTGCGCGCAACGCCGTCGCGCCGCCGTTGCGCATCAAGAAGGTCGACGGCGTGACCCGAGCCGACGTTGTGCTCGGCGCAGCGTACGAGGGCCCCGGCGGGCACGTGCACGGCGGCGTTGCGGCACTTCTGCTCGACCAGTTGGTCGGTGAGACCGCTGCCGCCGACCACATGCCCAGTTTCACCGGCACGTTGACGGTGCGTTACCTGCGTCCGACACCGCTCGGCCCGGTCACCCTCGAAGGGCAGGTCACGGGGACCGACGGCCGCAAGACCTTTGTGCACGGCGAACTGTCCGACGCGGACGGCGTCACCGTCGAGGCCGAGGCGATCATGATTGCGCCGAAGAACTTCCCGGCCCGCGACGCGATCATCTCCACGATCTCCAAGTTGGAGAGCGACAGCGCCTGA
- a CDS encoding amidohydrolase family protein: protein MCDDHDVQPFTTAEVDAVREAWQSIGLPGIIDVHTHFMPGRVMDKVWAYFDSAGPMLGREWPIAYRADEEVRVSTLRSFGALAYSSMIYPHKPAMAQWLNSWGVEFAATHPDCLQTATFYPEPGAGVYVGEAIEAGARVFKSHIQVGAYSPIDPLLDDVWGRIDDAQVPVVIHCGSGPAPGEFTGPDRIKTLLARFPTLPLIVAHMGTPEYASFLDLAEQYENVHLDTTMSFTDFSEQGAPYPRDLMPRVQALGSKILFGSDFPNIPYSYRHALDAVIRLDLGDDWVRGVLHDNAARLFDVQPV, encoded by the coding sequence ATGTGTGACGACCACGATGTCCAGCCGTTCACGACCGCCGAGGTCGATGCCGTCCGCGAAGCGTGGCAGAGCATCGGGCTCCCCGGCATCATCGACGTCCACACTCACTTCATGCCGGGCCGTGTCATGGACAAGGTGTGGGCGTACTTCGACTCCGCGGGCCCGATGCTCGGACGAGAATGGCCCATCGCCTACCGGGCCGACGAAGAGGTCCGCGTGTCGACCCTGCGTTCGTTCGGAGCTCTCGCGTACTCGTCGATGATCTACCCGCACAAGCCGGCGATGGCTCAGTGGCTGAACTCGTGGGGCGTCGAGTTCGCGGCCACTCACCCGGACTGCCTCCAGACCGCGACGTTCTACCCCGAGCCCGGCGCGGGCGTGTACGTCGGCGAGGCGATCGAGGCCGGCGCCCGAGTCTTCAAGTCGCACATCCAGGTCGGGGCCTACTCCCCGATCGACCCCCTCCTCGACGATGTGTGGGGTCGCATAGACGATGCACAGGTCCCGGTTGTGATCCACTGCGGCTCCGGTCCCGCTCCGGGCGAGTTCACCGGCCCCGACCGCATCAAGACCCTGCTGGCACGGTTCCCGACTCTCCCGCTGATCGTCGCGCACATGGGAACACCGGAGTATGCATCCTTCCTCGATCTCGCCGAGCAGTACGAGAACGTCCATCTCGACACGACGATGTCGTTCACCGATTTCTCCGAGCAGGGCGCGCCGTACCCGAGGGACCTGATGCCGCGTGTCCAGGCGCTCGGCTCGAAGATCCTGTTCGGCTCCGACTTCCCGAACATCCCGTACAGCTACCGCCACGCCCTCGACGCCGTCATCCGCCTCGATCTCGGCGACGACTGGGTCCGCGGCGTCCTGCATGACAACGCCGCCCGGCTCTTTGACGTACAGCCGGTGTGA
- a CDS encoding glycosyltransferase yields MDIVAINYAPEVTGIGPYTTDLAQRLAAAGWDVRVVTGRPHYPQWRPMELPSVADDGVQVERVRHSIPATPSMAGRVRMELEFGVRALQRGVRSDAVVVIASPPLIAVGLIVAAMRFRRQATPVGMWVQDLYSQAVVEAAGRRGLTVKAVRALESSVLRSVDSVAVVHERFTRTVVDEHRVDARRVVEMRNWNQSRPPARGDQQAARARLRIPSSTVVAVHAGNMGVKQGLETVVAAARMAESAALGVQFYLVGDGNQRRALECAALGCGAVTFVDPLPDDEFHLMLAAADVLIVNEKPGVAEMSIPSKLTTYFGAGRPVVAAVERGGITAGEVERSGAGVVVAAGDGCALLDAVVSVAADPRRAALLGDAGVRYAREELSAEAAVERFQSWLAALADDGLDAPSFGEELDDDRRLADYVVDKRDRGRNRVWMVLWIAAAAVLRSGVGGSAARRAVLRAFGAAIAEDARIHRSFRVHFPWKLTVGARSAIGRDVWVIDPEPVTIGSDCTIGDEVVICSGGHDHRSPTFDRTSEPVWIGSACSIGDGAILLKGVRLGDGVQVPAGAVIT; encoded by the coding sequence GTGGACATCGTCGCGATCAACTACGCGCCGGAGGTCACCGGCATCGGGCCCTACACGACGGACCTCGCACAAAGACTCGCCGCAGCCGGGTGGGATGTCCGAGTGGTCACGGGGCGTCCTCACTACCCGCAGTGGCGACCGATGGAACTGCCGTCGGTGGCCGACGACGGTGTGCAGGTCGAACGGGTTCGGCACAGCATCCCGGCGACGCCGAGCATGGCGGGCCGGGTGCGAATGGAGCTCGAGTTCGGAGTCCGTGCACTGCAGCGTGGCGTCCGATCGGACGCGGTTGTGGTGATCGCCAGTCCGCCGTTGATCGCCGTCGGGCTGATCGTCGCCGCCATGCGGTTCCGGCGGCAGGCCACCCCGGTCGGGATGTGGGTTCAGGACCTCTACTCCCAGGCCGTCGTCGAGGCGGCCGGCCGCCGCGGGCTCACGGTTAAGGCCGTTCGTGCTCTCGAATCGTCGGTGCTCCGGTCGGTGGATTCGGTCGCCGTGGTGCACGAGAGGTTCACGCGGACCGTGGTCGACGAGCATCGGGTCGACGCACGTCGTGTCGTGGAAATGCGGAACTGGAACCAGTCTCGGCCACCTGCCCGGGGCGATCAGCAAGCCGCGCGAGCGCGCCTGCGTATCCCGTCGTCGACGGTCGTCGCGGTCCACGCCGGAAACATGGGTGTCAAACAGGGCCTGGAGACGGTCGTCGCCGCTGCTCGTATGGCCGAGAGCGCGGCGCTGGGCGTTCAGTTCTACCTGGTGGGAGACGGCAACCAGAGGCGTGCGCTCGAATGCGCGGCTCTCGGCTGCGGCGCCGTGACGTTCGTCGACCCGCTGCCCGACGACGAGTTCCACCTCATGTTGGCGGCCGCCGACGTGCTGATCGTCAATGAGAAACCCGGCGTCGCCGAGATGAGCATTCCGTCGAAGCTCACCACCTACTTCGGCGCGGGGCGTCCGGTGGTCGCGGCGGTCGAGCGCGGGGGTATCACCGCGGGCGAAGTGGAGCGGTCGGGTGCAGGCGTCGTCGTCGCCGCGGGAGACGGGTGCGCGCTGCTCGACGCAGTCGTCTCGGTCGCGGCCGACCCACGGCGCGCTGCGCTGCTCGGCGATGCGGGTGTCAGATACGCCCGCGAGGAACTGTCGGCCGAGGCGGCGGTCGAGCGTTTCCAATCTTGGCTGGCGGCGCTGGCGGACGACGGACTCGATGCACCGTCCTTCGGGGAGGAACTCGACGACGATCGGCGTCTGGCCGACTACGTCGTCGACAAGCGCGACCGTGGACGAAACCGCGTGTGGATGGTTCTGTGGATCGCTGCCGCAGCGGTCCTGCGCAGCGGTGTCGGTGGATCAGCGGCGAGGCGCGCGGTGCTCCGGGCGTTCGGTGCGGCAATCGCCGAGGACGCCAGGATTCACCGGTCGTTCCGTGTGCACTTCCCGTGGAAGCTGACCGTCGGAGCGAGGAGTGCCATCGGCCGAGACGTCTGGGTGATCGATCCCGAACCCGTGACGATCGGATCCGACTGCACGATCGGTGACGAGGTCGTCATCTGCTCCGGCGGTCACGATCACCGGTCGCCGACATTCGACCGGACCAGCGAACCGGTGTGGATCGGTTCAGCCTGCTCGATCGGCGACGGCGCGATCCTCCTGAAGGGAGTGCGGCTCGGTGACGGAGTCCAGGTGCCCGCGGGTGCGGTGATCACATGA
- a CDS encoding glycosyltransferase gives MRILQVVTLLAPGGEYGGPATVAVNQVRALVELGHDVTLVAGVRGGYRPPAVVGVDLRTFPVTTLGPGRSFTRICAPTMLRWLAAHGGEFDVAHVHMGRDLVSGPAARILVGRVATHVQTHGMVKPKNSPVHRVLDAVITRPVLHNARTVFCLNAAERSTLCAAVGDDPTFRRLTNGVPEVEETDRSTFTPPEVLFLARLHERKRPAAFVEAALDLARDHRASFTVVGPDEGEASVVDGLLDAARADGVDRVGTVSREPAVDAVDVLDRMSRAEVYVLPARREPLGVSVLEAMSVGVPVIVTDSCGAARVIAEADAGTVVDEDLTTLTSAIAEMLDDLELARDRGRRARRAVVEFWGARTVAQRLADRYAGDEINDEEWT, from the coding sequence ATGAGGATCCTGCAGGTGGTGACCCTGCTCGCGCCCGGCGGCGAGTACGGCGGCCCCGCGACTGTTGCGGTCAATCAGGTCCGGGCGCTCGTGGAACTCGGACACGATGTGACCCTGGTGGCCGGTGTGCGCGGCGGATACCGGCCACCGGCGGTCGTGGGCGTCGACCTGCGGACGTTCCCCGTGACGACGTTGGGGCCGGGTCGCTCGTTCACCCGGATCTGCGCGCCGACGATGCTCCGCTGGCTGGCCGCACACGGTGGGGAGTTCGACGTCGCGCACGTCCACATGGGCCGCGACCTCGTGTCGGGGCCGGCCGCGCGAATACTGGTGGGGCGTGTCGCGACACATGTGCAGACCCACGGCATGGTGAAACCGAAGAACTCGCCCGTGCACCGCGTGCTCGACGCTGTGATCACGCGGCCGGTACTGCACAACGCCCGCACGGTGTTCTGCCTCAATGCCGCTGAACGTTCCACTCTGTGCGCAGCCGTCGGCGACGATCCGACGTTCCGCCGGCTCACCAACGGCGTGCCCGAGGTCGAGGAGACAGACCGTTCGACGTTCACGCCGCCCGAGGTCCTCTTCTTGGCACGACTGCACGAGCGCAAGCGGCCCGCAGCGTTCGTCGAGGCCGCACTCGACCTGGCGAGGGATCACCGTGCGAGCTTCACCGTCGTCGGACCGGACGAAGGGGAGGCCTCGGTTGTCGACGGGCTTCTCGACGCGGCTCGTGCCGACGGGGTCGACCGCGTTGGCACCGTGTCCCGGGAACCCGCCGTTGATGCCGTCGACGTCCTCGACCGGATGTCGCGTGCCGAGGTCTACGTCCTTCCCGCGCGGCGTGAGCCGCTCGGCGTCTCCGTACTCGAAGCCATGTCGGTCGGCGTGCCGGTGATCGTCACCGACAGCTGCGGCGCGGCGCGGGTGATCGCCGAGGCCGACGCGGGCACGGTCGTCGACGAGGATCTGACGACGCTGACCTCGGCGATCGCCGAGATGCTCGATGACTTGGAGCTGGCGCGCGATCGAGGGCGCAGGGCACGCCGCGCGGTCGTCGAGTTCTGGGGCGCGCGGACCGTCGCACAGCGTCTCGCGGACCGATACGCGGGCGATGAGATCAACGACGAGGAGTGGACATGA
- a CDS encoding glycosyltransferase codes for MNEPQDVTVSVLVPSYNPGPYLAEALASALAELGPADEIVVQDACSTDGSRDLLDELAASDSRVRPVFEKDGGQSDALNRALGRAVGDWIVWLNADDVLSPGALDAVRTAVAEHPDVDVVTGDHRLIRANGETIDDFHGRPIELTTLLRRSTCASFSGSVAIRSEFLRDLGGFDDTLHATMDYELQFRIAEAQPRQVAVRAQIGALRLHDGSKTATLWRTFITEAHGLRMRYANSPRERLLGVVGTGEQAASFVVFGLRQTRGYRILRSKISGIGSGHSSDG; via the coding sequence ATGAACGAGCCGCAGGACGTCACCGTCTCGGTGCTGGTCCCGTCGTACAACCCCGGCCCCTATCTGGCCGAAGCGCTCGCGTCGGCCTTGGCCGAGCTCGGTCCGGCTGACGAGATCGTCGTGCAAGACGCGTGCTCGACCGACGGCAGTCGAGACCTGCTGGACGAGCTGGCGGCTTCCGACTCCCGCGTGCGACCGGTGTTCGAGAAGGACGGCGGACAGTCCGACGCCCTCAATCGGGCCCTCGGGCGCGCGGTCGGCGACTGGATCGTGTGGCTCAACGCCGACGACGTGCTGTCGCCCGGTGCCCTGGACGCCGTTCGGACGGCAGTCGCAGAGCACCCCGACGTCGACGTCGTCACCGGGGACCATCGGTTGATCAGAGCGAACGGCGAGACGATCGACGACTTCCACGGCCGCCCGATCGAGCTCACCACGCTGCTGCGCAGATCGACGTGCGCGTCATTCTCCGGTTCGGTGGCCATCCGCTCAGAATTCCTACGCGACCTCGGCGGCTTCGACGACACCTTGCACGCCACGATGGACTACGAACTCCAGTTCCGGATCGCGGAGGCGCAGCCGCGGCAAGTGGCCGTGCGAGCGCAGATCGGAGCCCTGCGACTGCACGACGGATCGAAGACCGCCACCCTGTGGCGCACGTTCATCACCGAAGCGCACGGGTTGCGGATGCGATACGCGAACTCGCCGCGTGAGCGTCTTCTCGGAGTTGTCGGCACAGGCGAACAAGCTGCATCGTTCGTGGTGTTCGGCCTCCGCCAGACTCGGGGGTATCGCATTCTGCGGAGCAAGATCAGCGGGATCGGTTCAGGTCATAGCAGCGATGGCTGA
- a CDS encoding Wzz/FepE/Etk N-terminal domain-containing protein: protein MKLVSLIAQRWMIIVACIVLGVGGAVGYSLMQPRMYSATVRLYVVSGTADLLEAYQGTQAAQTSVRSFATLASDPSVVSRAIDAAGVATSTAAVIADMTVSVPPQTVVMDITIRTENATDAPKLALAVAQDLTGLVDKLEAPQAGGPGALRLQIVDPSTQGAVRDPLVDPVTGGAGAVLGAIVGVLAALALQRRRRSAAESRGAEDTEDRPAAGEATASSTSDGTADTEQFPVVTPPTTASTARHHRRDGT from the coding sequence ATGAAGCTCGTGTCGCTGATCGCTCAGCGCTGGATGATCATCGTCGCCTGCATCGTTCTCGGTGTCGGGGGAGCGGTCGGCTACTCACTGATGCAGCCTCGCATGTACTCGGCGACCGTCCGTCTGTACGTGGTGTCCGGGACCGCGGATCTCCTTGAGGCCTATCAGGGAACGCAGGCCGCGCAGACAAGTGTCCGCAGCTTCGCGACTCTGGCGAGCGATCCGTCCGTTGTCAGTCGTGCCATCGACGCGGCAGGGGTGGCGACGTCGACGGCCGCGGTGATCGCCGACATGACGGTGAGCGTGCCGCCGCAGACGGTGGTCATGGACATCACCATCCGTACCGAGAACGCCACCGATGCGCCGAAGTTGGCGCTGGCCGTCGCGCAGGATCTGACCGGGCTCGTCGACAAACTCGAGGCGCCCCAGGCGGGTGGACCGGGCGCGCTGCGTTTGCAGATCGTCGATCCGAGCACTCAGGGCGCAGTCCGCGATCCGCTCGTCGACCCGGTTACCGGCGGTGCGGGTGCCGTACTAGGTGCGATTGTCGGAGTTCTTGCAGCTCTTGCCCTACAACGGCGTCGTCGTTCGGCTGCCGAATCGCGTGGGGCGGAGGACACTGAGGATCGACCGGCCGCGGGCGAGGCGACCGCGTCGTCGACGTCGGACGGCACCGCTGACACCGAACAGTTCCCGGTGGTGACGCCGCCGACGACTGCGTCGACCGCGCGCCATCACCGAAGAGATGGGACGTAA
- a CDS encoding O-antigen ligase family protein: MGSSAVLAVAAVALLIGCWDRGLLARLDTTTGLWVGSVTGWPIVVIYAIAPLLWSDAPSAGSKFTVLLYAPAVLCSLAAVGRALARDRLVVDPAAAMLASLFVGAGVAMVIDSSDKHLNLIIAVLIFAGFVLRTSDVSLAQVGDAARVALVGSVVCVLASVTFNASAVVGDCRIDKCTDIGAALTSPFAGNGNLAGIMVTALLPFVAYRAEPLRVIALVVGVGAVGLLAGSRTAFIGIGVACAGSLLLSTDPHRRLRDVGLGVLFLGSLVFSFFPLYAGYSETDFSLRGYLWNEARRLIPDQLMFGYNPAYWVDSGRSTLFTANYSPHNGWFEILLSTGVWGAVVIVVAAVVKTLSVTHRERGWLVVYFATILCISSMEAVYVPYFLGIAPFAAILPFFVYRGARVRAPHVKEPV; this comes from the coding sequence ATGGGATCGTCGGCGGTTCTCGCGGTGGCGGCGGTTGCGCTCCTCATCGGATGCTGGGACCGTGGCCTGCTCGCGCGTCTCGACACGACGACTGGCCTGTGGGTCGGGTCGGTCACGGGGTGGCCGATCGTGGTCATCTACGCGATAGCGCCCCTGCTGTGGTCCGACGCGCCGTCTGCGGGATCGAAGTTCACGGTGCTGCTGTATGCGCCCGCGGTGCTCTGCAGTCTCGCTGCCGTCGGCCGTGCTCTCGCCAGGGACCGGCTGGTCGTCGATCCCGCGGCGGCCATGCTCGCCTCCCTGTTTGTCGGGGCGGGCGTCGCCATGGTCATCGACTCGTCCGACAAGCATCTGAACCTGATCATCGCAGTCCTGATCTTCGCGGGGTTTGTGCTCCGGACGTCCGACGTGTCGTTGGCGCAGGTCGGCGACGCGGCTCGAGTCGCGTTGGTCGGGTCGGTCGTCTGTGTCCTCGCATCGGTCACGTTCAACGCCTCCGCAGTCGTGGGGGATTGTCGCATCGACAAGTGCACCGACATCGGGGCCGCGTTGACCTCGCCGTTCGCGGGCAACGGCAACCTCGCCGGGATCATGGTCACCGCATTGCTGCCGTTCGTCGCCTACCGAGCAGAGCCCCTCCGGGTGATCGCCCTCGTAGTCGGAGTCGGGGCGGTCGGGCTCTTGGCGGGAAGTCGTACCGCGTTCATCGGAATCGGCGTGGCTTGCGCGGGTTCGCTCCTGCTGTCGACGGATCCGCATCGCCGTCTACGTGATGTCGGGCTCGGTGTGCTGTTCCTGGGTTCGCTCGTGTTCTCGTTCTTCCCGCTCTACGCCGGCTACTCGGAGACGGACTTCAGCCTGCGGGGGTACCTGTGGAACGAGGCACGGCGGCTCATTCCCGATCAGCTGATGTTCGGGTACAACCCCGCGTACTGGGTGGACTCCGGGCGGTCGACCCTCTTCACCGCGAACTACTCCCCACACAACGGCTGGTTCGAGATTCTGCTGTCGACCGGTGTGTGGGGCGCGGTCGTCATCGTCGTCGCCGCTGTTGTGAAGACCCTGTCGGTCACCCACCGGGAGCGGGGGTGGCTGGTCGTGTACTTCGCCACGATCCTCTGCATCTCGTCGATGGAGGCCGTTTATGTCCCGTACTTCCTCGGCATTGCGCCGTTCGCCGCGATCCTCCCGTTCTTCGTCTACCGAGGTGCGCGTGTCCGCGCGCCTCACGTCAAGGAGCCCGTATGA
- a CDS encoding acetyltransferase yields the protein MNRYSSLAWPSVSRLTALAFVPNRVRVAALRAFGAQIERGVLIRPRVRVHAPDRLRIGADSWIGENVTVANSEGDVRIGSNVVLSQSASLITHAATGEPMVIDDGAWIALRATVVGPVHIGRRAVIGAAATAEHNVAPGSVVLSPTTIRVDSLTQRP from the coding sequence GTGAACCGCTACTCATCACTCGCCTGGCCCTCGGTGTCGCGTCTCACGGCGTTGGCGTTTGTCCCGAACCGAGTGCGAGTGGCGGCGCTGCGAGCGTTCGGCGCGCAGATCGAGCGAGGTGTGCTCATCCGGCCACGGGTCCGGGTGCACGCACCGGACCGCCTGCGCATCGGCGCGGATTCGTGGATCGGCGAGAACGTGACAGTCGCCAACAGCGAGGGCGATGTGCGGATCGGCTCCAACGTCGTGCTGTCGCAGTCGGCGTCTCTGATCACGCACGCCGCGACGGGCGAACCGATGGTGATCGACGACGGCGCGTGGATCGCGTTGCGCGCCACCGTGGTGGGGCCCGTCCACATCGGACGCCGGGCGGTCATCGGGGCCGCGGCGACGGCGGAGCACAACGTCGCGCCGGGCTCGGTGGTCCTGAGTCCGACGACGATTCGGGTCGATTCACTCACGCAGCGCCCCTGA
- a CDS encoding cellulase family glycosylhydrolase translates to MIRRLTAMLVVVLVALSAATANVDTVSPARAVTAEFGVASIATLADRTPAGYEREAAAIAAVGGSWIRIFVNWNETEPLPGDYRWDRIDAAVDAARNHGLRVLGLVAGPAPAWAAVYPNVQGSPPRSAADYASFAGVLAQRYRGRAAAWELWNEPNLRGYWINPDPVAYAQLLKLSYPKIKAADQNAVVVSGGLSPDVSGIGVSAYLASLYLAGAGRSFDAVGLHPYTFPQVLGATGSDPTISAVRTVMNSRGDGGKKIWITEWGQPTGTSDIAVSESKQADIIMASMAFVRRQRAMGPMFLFTTKDWSTDPSIADLNFGLYRYDYSPKPIVSRLAPR, encoded by the coding sequence GTGATCAGACGACTCACTGCCATGCTCGTTGTGGTGTTGGTGGCGCTCTCCGCGGCGACCGCGAATGTGGACACGGTGTCGCCTGCGCGTGCCGTGACCGCCGAGTTCGGCGTGGCCAGCATCGCGACTCTCGCTGATCGGACACCTGCCGGCTACGAGCGGGAAGCCGCGGCGATCGCGGCGGTGGGAGGATCGTGGATACGCATCTTCGTGAACTGGAACGAAACCGAGCCGCTGCCGGGCGACTATCGGTGGGACCGGATCGACGCTGCCGTCGATGCGGCTCGAAACCACGGTCTCCGGGTCCTAGGGCTCGTTGCGGGACCCGCCCCCGCCTGGGCGGCGGTGTACCCGAATGTCCAGGGTTCGCCGCCACGGTCGGCGGCGGACTACGCGTCGTTCGCGGGAGTGTTGGCCCAGCGGTACCGGGGGCGGGCGGCCGCGTGGGAACTGTGGAACGAACCCAACCTGCGCGGGTATTGGATCAATCCGGATCCGGTGGCCTACGCGCAGTTGCTGAAGTTGAGCTATCCGAAGATCAAAGCGGCCGACCAGAACGCGGTGGTGGTGTCCGGCGGGCTGTCACCGGACGTCAGCGGCATCGGTGTCAGTGCCTATCTGGCCAGTCTCTATCTGGCGGGTGCGGGACGATCGTTCGATGCGGTCGGGCTGCACCCGTACACGTTCCCGCAGGTCCTGGGCGCGACAGGATCGGACCCGACGATCAGTGCGGTGCGCACCGTGATGAACTCGCGCGGCGATGGCGGGAAGAAGATCTGGATCACCGAGTGGGGCCAGCCGACCGGGACCAGCGACATCGCAGTCAGCGAGTCGAAGCAAGCGGACATCATCATGGCGAGCATGGCGTTCGTCCGGCGTCAGCGGGCCATGGGTCCGATGTTCCTCTTCACCACCAAGGACTGGAGTACCGACCCGTCGATCGCCGACCTCAACTTCGGGTTGTACCGCTACGACTACAGTCCGAAGCCGATCGTCTCGCGTCTCGCGCCGCGCTGA
- a CDS encoding GDSL-type esterase/lipase family protein, which translates to MADHARGRRILRDATLRISARAAGSVILGVTLLLLANTMSVDDFGRFILAYTVGMAVGLVAGLGAPMRVLRVNALNNPDGAASWQFTVHTAATAVAFGIALVGLTLSGAVAVLVAGAVFAYSDTVQNYAQSHLAGLGRHSSASALGIAQRAVPLAAIIAAHQAGTSSTPAVLIVAFAATAVLGLAAPVQHARGRARRVGRASEVGGGYWTLSMSGVLAQLQVPAFAVFATATTVGWFALATRVTGPLTLVAAAMSTVLIPELSRRVGDTDDFDRIFRRYLAVTVGYLVIVVLGAIPGAWLVVRVVGDKYSPAQSMLAGLIVAAGVSSVSQSVSASYIARGRPGRVTAAIVIGGSVTIVLLAVCGHADATGLVWAAPVAGQAAVLAVLVDGLRERPLAARVTANLERVALVGAAVVAALIAVAVPIVDRPASTSGIAPAAHLITTPADGPAVRILLVGDSLVEGTVFGGRGDNNWTRIAQARLARRSPAACPVVLRVSGRGGAGYVTSGLRHTTFLDQVRAQMTDDVSVLVLAGSNNDSSPAYRNGANYRIHVKHVIAAARAVNPRVQIVITSALRVPGARRPPGAGAVRASLQKVAAVEKVTFVDPNTLNWFARGTVATVLGGDGRHPTDLGHQMIADGMAPILASAARSGKCTT; encoded by the coding sequence ATGGCTGACCACGCTCGAGGACGACGGATACTTCGCGACGCGACACTGCGTATCAGTGCGCGCGCCGCAGGCTCGGTGATCCTCGGCGTGACGCTTCTCCTGTTGGCGAACACCATGTCCGTCGACGACTTCGGCCGTTTCATCCTCGCCTACACGGTGGGCATGGCCGTCGGCCTCGTCGCTGGGTTGGGCGCGCCGATGCGTGTACTGCGCGTCAACGCGCTCAACAACCCGGACGGCGCAGCTTCGTGGCAGTTCACGGTCCACACGGCGGCGACCGCGGTGGCGTTCGGAATCGCGTTGGTCGGGCTCACACTGTCGGGCGCTGTGGCTGTGCTCGTGGCGGGGGCCGTGTTCGCGTACAGCGACACGGTGCAGAACTATGCGCAGTCGCACTTGGCCGGGCTGGGGCGTCACTCGTCCGCGAGTGCGCTCGGCATTGCGCAGCGAGCCGTCCCACTCGCCGCGATCATCGCCGCACATCAGGCCGGCACATCGTCCACGCCCGCCGTCTTGATCGTCGCCTTCGCCGCGACGGCCGTCCTCGGTCTGGCTGCGCCGGTGCAACACGCCCGAGGGCGCGCACGGCGAGTCGGCCGCGCCTCCGAGGTGGGCGGTGGGTACTGGACCCTGTCTATGTCGGGGGTGCTCGCCCAACTCCAGGTGCCTGCGTTCGCGGTCTTCGCAACGGCGACGACGGTGGGCTGGTTTGCGCTCGCAACCCGTGTCACCGGGCCGTTGACACTCGTCGCAGCGGCGATGTCGACGGTCCTGATCCCCGAACTCTCTCGCCGCGTGGGCGACACCGACGACTTCGACCGCATCTTCCGCCGCTATCTCGCGGTGACAGTCGGGTATCTCGTCATCGTCGTCCTCGGCGCGATCCCCGGAGCCTGGTTGGTCGTCCGGGTGGTCGGCGACAAGTACTCGCCTGCACAGTCGATGCTCGCCGGGCTCATCGTCGCCGCAGGTGTGTCGTCGGTGTCGCAGTCGGTCAGCGCGTCGTACATCGCCCGTGGACGTCCGGGACGGGTCACGGCTGCGATCGTGATCGGAGGCAGCGTCACCATCGTGTTGTTGGCGGTGTGCGGGCACGCCGACGCGACCGGCCTCGTGTGGGCTGCACCCGTCGCGGGTCAGGCCGCTGTTCTCGCGGTCCTGGTCGACGGACTGCGGGAGCGGCCGCTGGCGGCGCGTGTCACCGCGAACCTCGAACGCGTCGCGCTGGTCGGTGCAGCCGTGGTGGCGGCGCTCATCGCAGTCGCCGTCCCCATAGTCGACCGCCCTGCGTCCACCAGTGGCATAGCTCCTGCCGCGCACCTGATCACGACCCCGGCAGACGGACCGGCGGTTCGAATCCTGCTGGTCGGCGACTCCCTGGTCGAGGGGACGGTGTTCGGCGGACGCGGCGACAACAATTGGACCCGCATCGCGCAGGCGCGGCTGGCGAGACGATCACCCGCGGCCTGCCCGGTTGTCCTTCGGGTGTCCGGCCGCGGTGGTGCAGGCTACGTGACTTCCGGCCTCCGACACACGACCTTCCTCGATCAGGTGCGAGCACAGATGACCGATGACGTCTCTGTTCTGGTTCTCGCAGGCAGCAACAACGACTCGTCGCCCGCGTACCGGAACGGTGCGAACTATCGGATTCACGTGAAACACGTGATCGCCGCGGCCCGCGCCGTGAATCCGCGAGTCCAGATCGTGATCACCTCGGCGTTGCGTGTGCCGGGCGCGCGCCGCCCGCCAGGTGCCGGGGCAGTCCGAGCGTCCTTGCAGAAGGTCGCCGCCGTCGAGAAGGTGACATTCGTCGATCCGAACACATTGAATTGGTTCGCTCGCGGCACCGTCGCCACCGTGCTGGGCGGAGACGGCAGGCATCCGACCGATCTGGGACACCAGATGATCGCCGACGGCATGGCGCCGATCCTCGCGTCGGCTGCTCGATCGGGGAAGTGCACGACATGA